One Setaria italica strain Yugu1 chromosome II, Setaria_italica_v2.0, whole genome shotgun sequence DNA segment encodes these proteins:
- the LOC101764535 gene encoding phospholipase A I isoform X3 yields the protein MRVISLKKKTNKLQNQKEKKKVTALTQTSDYVLHEKKNKGTTKPIPKLGAKLDAICFKRLTTCFQVLPVELTRLPLLEKLYLDNNKLSVLPPEVGALKNMKVMSVNNNMLVSVPVELRQCVMLEELSLEHNKLVRPLLDFRSMPKLRILRLFGNPLEFLPEILPLHNLRHLTLANIRIEAVESLKSVTVQIETENSSYFIATRHKLSAFFSLVFRFSSCHHPLLASALAKIMEDRSNHVAISKEENAVRQLISMISSDNRHVVEQACLAISSLASDITSAMQLIKCDIMKPIEAVLKSSDEEELVSVLQVVVTLTFVSDHVAQKMLTRDVLKSLKALCAHKNSEVQRLSLFAVGNLAFCLETRRTLMHSESLRDLLIRLTLSQERRVGKAAARALAILGENENLRRAIRGRPVAKKGLRILSMDGGGMKGLATVQMLKQIEQGTGKRIHEMFDLICGTSTGGMLAMALGIKQMTLDQCEEIYTKLGKLVFAEPIPKDEAATWKEKIDQLFKSSSQSFRVVVHGSKHSADQFERLLKEMCADEDGDLLIESAVKGIPKVFAVSTLVSVMPAQPYIFRNYQYPPGTLEVSPGMAESPSIGAIGTAVSGAPVGIKRGAFMGSCKHRVWEAIRASSAAPYYLDDFAVDANRWQDGAIVANNPTIFAIREAQLLWPDTRIDCLVSIGCGSVPTKSRRGGWRYLDTGQVLIESACSVERVEETLDTLIPMLPEMQYFRFNPVDERCGMELDETDPAIWLKLEAATEEYIQKNFLAFKNLCELLVPRYPEEEKSSDIYKSLSFSRLTSLNQGFSESNPTLGWRRVVLLVEASFSPDFGKKINHARSLESFCSHNGIRLALMNSASGFGKPATALPTPITSPLFTGSFPSSPLLYSPEGTQRIGRIDLVPPLSLDGHPTSKSSPPTSPLKSRQPSAHVRSLYDKLQNMPQVGVIHLALQNDSTGSVLRYLSHASAYFIFFQVYSYECVTQNYCCSWQNDVFVVAEPGELADRFLQSVKTSLSNLLRGRNRKGAYSLSKISCLSEFVAEWPSFEIGGIHHRYIGRQTQVMEDNQEIGAYMFRRTVPAVHMAPEDVRWMVGAWRERIIVCSGKYGLTHGLVKAFMDSGAKAVISSSIEPPDSQTIAYYGMDVNGSLENGKFVIGDEEADESEPEPVSPISDWEDSDAEKSGNHDMDDEEYLAQFMCLLYDKLFREGVTVDTALQQAIRSHPKLKYSCHLPNVL from the exons atgcgtgtcatttcattaaagaAGAAGACAAACAAGTTACAAAaccaaaaagagaaaaagaaagtaaCAGCCCTGACTCAAACCTCAGACTATGTGCTCcacgaaaaaaaaaacaaaggaacgACCAAACCGATCCCTAAACTGGGTGCTAAACTGGATGCCATTTGTTTCAAGAGGCTGACAACATGTTTTCAG GTTCTTCCAGTTGAGTTAACCCGCCTTCCACTTCTCGAGAAGCTATATCTTGACAACAATAAGTTGTCAGTTTTGCCCCCTGAAGTTGGTGCGTTGAAGAATATGAAAGTGATGTCAGTTAACAACAACATGCTAGTTTCTGTCCCTG TAGAACTGCGACAATGTGTTATGCTGGAGGAATTATCATTAGAACATAACAAGCTTGTCCGGCCATTGTTGGATTTCAG GTCAATGCCCAAGCTCCGAATTTTGCGCTTGTTTGGAAATCCTCTAGAGTTTCTTCCAGAAATCTTGCCACTGCATAATCTCAGGCACCTCACACTTGCAAATATTAGAATTGAAGCAGTGGAGAGTCTTAAATCTGTCACTGTGCAAATAGAG ACTGAGAACAGTTCCTACTTCATTGCAACCAGGCACAAACTTAGCGCCTTTTTCTCTCTTGTTTTCCGTTTCTCTTCTTGTCACCATCCTTTGCTAGCTTCTGCTTTGGCCAAAATAATGGAAGATCGCAGCAACCATGTTGCTATTAGCAAAGAAGAGAATGCTGTCAGGCAGCTTATAAGCATGATAAGCAGTGATAATCGTCATGTG GTTGAGCAAGCATGCCTTGCTATTTCATCACTGGCATCTGATATTACATCAGCAATGCAGCTGATTAAGTGTGACATTATGAAGCCTATTGAAGCTGTATTAAAATCatctgatgaagaagagttaGTATCAGTATTGCAAGTAGTAGTCACCTTAACTTTTGTTTCCGATCACGTTGCTCAAAAGATGTTGACGAGAGATGTGCTGAAGTCATTGAAAGCACTTTGTGCACATAAGAACTCCGAG GTGCAACGTCTATCTCTATTTGCAGTTGGCAATTTGGCTTTCTGCTTGGAGACTCGTCGCACCCTCATGCATTCTGAAAGCTTGCGTGACCTTTTAATCCGCTTAACTCTTTCACAAGAGCGTCGTGTCGGCAAGGCAGCTGCACGTGCTTTGGCAATCTTAG GGGAGAATGAGAACTTGCGTCGAGCAATAAGAGGAAGGCCAGTTGCGAAGAAGGGTCTGCGCATTCTGTCAATGGATGGTGGCGGCATGAAGGGCCTTGCAACTGTTCAAATGCTTAAACAGATAGAGCAAGGAACTGGGAAACGCATACATGAAATGTTTGACCTCATATGTGGTACATCCACTGGTGGGATGCTTGCAATGGCTCTTGGAATCAAGCAGATGACCTTGGATCAGTGTGAAGAAATATACACAAAACTTG GAAAACTTGTGTTTGCTGAACCTATTCCAAAGGATGAAGCTGCTACTTGGAAGGAGAAGATTGATCAACTTTTCAAAAGTTCGTCACAAAGTTTTAGAGTAGTTGTACATGGGTCCAAG CACAGTGCAGATCAATTTGAGAGGTTACTAAAGGAAATGTGTGCCGATGAAGATGGTGACCTTTTAATTGAATCTGCTGTTAAAGGCATTCCGAAGGTTTTTGCTGTATCCACTTTAGTCAGTGTCATGCCTGCCCAACCATATATATTCCGTAACTATCAG TATCCTCCTGGCACTCTGGAGGTATCACCAGGAATGGCAGAAAGTCCATCAATTGGCGCGATTGGTACAGCTGTTTCTGGTGCACCAGTTGGTATTAAACGCGGTGCCTTCATGGGGAGCTGCAAGCATCGTGTGTGGGAAGCGATAAGAGCATCTTCTGCAGCTCCATATTATCTGGATGATTTCGCTGTTG ATGCAAATCGTTGGCAAGATGGAGCTATTGTGGCCAATAATCCCACAATCTTTGCCATAAGAGAAGCACAACTTTTGTGGCCAGACACACGAATAGATTGTCTAGTCTCGATAGGATGCGGCTCAGTTCCAACTAAG AGTCGGAGAGGTGGATGGCGCTACTTGGACACAGGGCAAGTGTTAATAGAAAGTGCATGCTCAGTGGAGAGAGTTGAAGAGACTTTGGATACGCTGATACCAATGCTTCCTGAAATGCAATATTTCCGCTTTAATCCAG TTGATGAACGGTGTGGTATGGAGTTAGATGAGACTGACCCTGCTATCTGGCTTAAGCTGGAAGCTGCAACTGAGGAGTACATTCAGAAGAATTTTCTGGCTTTCAAGAATCTTTGTGAGCTTCTGGTCCCAAGATACCCAGAGGAAGAAAAGTCATCTGATATTTACAAATCCCTGTCATTTTCAAGACTGACGTCATTAAATCAAG GTTTCAGTGAAAGTAATCCTACCTTAGGATGGAGGCGTGTGGTTTTGCTTGTAGAGGCTTCATTTAGTCCTGATTTTGGGAAGAAAATAAATCATGCACGTTCCCTTGAATCTTTCTGCTCCCATAATGGTATTAGGTTAGCTCTTATGAATAGTGCTTCTGGGTTTGGGAAGCCAGCTACTGCACTTCCTACTCCAATAACTTCTCCCCTATTTACTGGAAGTTTCCCATCTAGTCCACTCCTATATAGTCCTGAGGGCACTCAACGGATCGGTCGAATCGACCTAGTTCCTCCACTTAGCTTGGACGGGCACCCAACTTCAAAGTCCTCACCGCCAACATCACCATTGAAGTCAAGGCAGCCATCTGCACATGTTCGATCACTGTATGATAAATTGCAGAATATGCCTCAAGTTGGTGTGATACACCTGGCTCTTCAAAATGATTCAACTGGTTCAGTATTGAGGTATCTTTCACATGCTTCAgcatattttattttctttcaggTTTATAGTTATGAGTGTGTGACACAAAACTACTGTTGCAGTTGGCAGAATGATGTATTTGTGGTTGCTGAACCTGGAGAACTTGCAGACAGGTTTCTGCAGTCTGTCAAAACTAGCTTGTCAAACTTGTTGCGTGGCCGTAATAGAAAAGGCGCATATTCCTTGTCCAAGATTTCATGTTTGTCTGAGTTTGTTGCTGAATGGCCATCTTTTGAAATTGGTGGGATACACCACCGCTATATAGGTCGTCAAACACAA GTAATGGAAGATAACCAAGAAATTGGTGCATATATGTTTAGGAGGACAGTGCCTGCTGTTCACATGGCACCTGAAGATGTTCGATGGATG GTTGGAGCATGGAGGGAGAGGATCATTGTATGCAGTGGTAAGTATGGCCTTACACATGGCCTGGTCAAGGCATTCATGGACTCTGGCGCCAAAGCAGTCATCTCTTCATCCATCGAGCCTCCAGATTCCCAGACAATAGCCTACTACGGGATGGATGTAAATGGAAGCCTGGAGAACGGGAAGTTTGTCATcggggatgaggaagccgatgAGTCAGAGCCTGAACCCGTCAGCCCTATAAGCGACTGGGAGGACAGCGACGCCGAGAAGAGTGGCAACCATGACATGGATGATGAGGAGTACCTGGCTCAGTTTATGTGCTTGTTGTACGACAAGTTGTTCCGCGAGGGCGTGACGGTGGACACCGCTCTGCAGCAGGCGATCCGGTCGCATCCCAAGTTGAAGTACAGCTGCCACTTACCCAATGTTTTGTAG
- the LOC101764535 gene encoding phospholipase A I isoform X1: MSWGLGWKRSSEIFHLTLDYGDYADTDERQPPSPPPPASSSPSSSASSTPTCSSSPTAATRNGDLGFRIDLDWSAGDDEDQVALRLQSQLMVALPPPHDAVSVDLTPMDGGEEGVRIEMRVVRRREALRSVRVSRAPGSALGSGDGGGVLARLIRSNLAPAPAVDGPTAAAGVPVLADHWRPVAVLSLCNCGLSVLPVELTRLPLLEKLYLDNNKLSVLPPEVGALKNMKVMSVNNNMLVSVPVELRQCVMLEELSLEHNKLVRPLLDFRSMPKLRILRLFGNPLEFLPEILPLHNLRHLTLANIRIEAVESLKSVTVQIETENSSYFIATRHKLSAFFSLVFRFSSCHHPLLASALAKIMEDRSNHVAISKEENAVRQLISMISSDNRHVVEQACLAISSLASDITSAMQLIKCDIMKPIEAVLKSSDEEELVSVLQVVVTLTFVSDHVAQKMLTRDVLKSLKALCAHKNSEVQRLSLFAVGNLAFCLETRRTLMHSESLRDLLIRLTLSQERRVGKAAARALAILGENENLRRAIRGRPVAKKGLRILSMDGGGMKGLATVQMLKQIEQGTGKRIHEMFDLICGTSTGGMLAMALGIKQMTLDQCEEIYTKLGKLVFAEPIPKDEAATWKEKIDQLFKSSSQSFRVVVHGSKHSADQFERLLKEMCADEDGDLLIESAVKGIPKVFAVSTLVSVMPAQPYIFRNYQYPPGTLEVSPGMAESPSIGAIGTAVSGAPVGIKRGAFMGSCKHRVWEAIRASSAAPYYLDDFAVDANRWQDGAIVANNPTIFAIREAQLLWPDTRIDCLVSIGCGSVPTKSRRGGWRYLDTGQVLIESACSVERVEETLDTLIPMLPEMQYFRFNPVDERCGMELDETDPAIWLKLEAATEEYIQKNFLAFKNLCELLVPRYPEEEKSSDIYKSLSFSRLTSLNQGFSESNPTLGWRRVVLLVEASFSPDFGKKINHARSLESFCSHNGIRLALMNSASGFGKPATALPTPITSPLFTGSFPSSPLLYSPEGTQRIGRIDLVPPLSLDGHPTSKSSPPTSPLKSRQPSAHVRSLYDKLQNMPQVGVIHLALQNDSTGSVLRYLSHASAYFIFFQVYSYECVTQNYCCSWQNDVFVVAEPGELADRFLQSVKTSLSNLLRGRNRKGAYSLSKISCLSEFVAEWPSFEIGGIHHRYIGRQTQVMEDNQEIGAYMFRRTVPAVHMAPEDVRWMVGAWRERIIVCSGKYGLTHGLVKAFMDSGAKAVISSSIEPPDSQTIAYYGMDVNGSLENGKFVIGDEEADESEPEPVSPISDWEDSDAEKSGNHDMDDEEYLAQFMCLLYDKLFREGVTVDTALQQAIRSHPKLKYSCHLPNVL; the protein is encoded by the exons atGTCGTGGGGCCTGGGCTGGAAGCGCAGCTCCGAGATCTTCCACCTCACCCTCGACTACGGCGACTACGCCGACACCGACGAGCGCCAGCCCCCGTCCCCGCCACctccggcgtcctcctccccctcctcctcggcgtcgtcgaCCCCGACAtgctcctcctcgcccaccgccgccacccgcaaCGGGGACCTCGGCTTCCGCATCGACCTCGACTGGTCGGCGGGGGACGACGAGGACCAGGTCGCGCTGCGGCTCCAGTCCCAGCTCATGGTCGCGCTGCCCCCGCCCCACGACGCCGTCTCCGTCGACCTGACCCCGATGGACGGCGGGGAGGAAGGGGTGCGGATCGAGATGCGGGTGGTCCGGAGGCGGGAGGCGCTGCGGTCGGTGCGCGTCTCGCGCGCCCCCGGGTCCGCGCTGGGGAGCGGAGACGGCGGGGGCGTGCTCGCGCGGCTCATCAGATCCAAcctcgcgcccgcgccggccgtggACGGGCCTACCGCCGCTGCGGGCGTGCCCGTGCTCGCGGATCACTGGCGCCCCGTCGCCGTGCTCAGCCTCTGCAACTGCGGGCTGTCG GTTCTTCCAGTTGAGTTAACCCGCCTTCCACTTCTCGAGAAGCTATATCTTGACAACAATAAGTTGTCAGTTTTGCCCCCTGAAGTTGGTGCGTTGAAGAATATGAAAGTGATGTCAGTTAACAACAACATGCTAGTTTCTGTCCCTG TAGAACTGCGACAATGTGTTATGCTGGAGGAATTATCATTAGAACATAACAAGCTTGTCCGGCCATTGTTGGATTTCAG GTCAATGCCCAAGCTCCGAATTTTGCGCTTGTTTGGAAATCCTCTAGAGTTTCTTCCAGAAATCTTGCCACTGCATAATCTCAGGCACCTCACACTTGCAAATATTAGAATTGAAGCAGTGGAGAGTCTTAAATCTGTCACTGTGCAAATAGAG ACTGAGAACAGTTCCTACTTCATTGCAACCAGGCACAAACTTAGCGCCTTTTTCTCTCTTGTTTTCCGTTTCTCTTCTTGTCACCATCCTTTGCTAGCTTCTGCTTTGGCCAAAATAATGGAAGATCGCAGCAACCATGTTGCTATTAGCAAAGAAGAGAATGCTGTCAGGCAGCTTATAAGCATGATAAGCAGTGATAATCGTCATGTG GTTGAGCAAGCATGCCTTGCTATTTCATCACTGGCATCTGATATTACATCAGCAATGCAGCTGATTAAGTGTGACATTATGAAGCCTATTGAAGCTGTATTAAAATCatctgatgaagaagagttaGTATCAGTATTGCAAGTAGTAGTCACCTTAACTTTTGTTTCCGATCACGTTGCTCAAAAGATGTTGACGAGAGATGTGCTGAAGTCATTGAAAGCACTTTGTGCACATAAGAACTCCGAG GTGCAACGTCTATCTCTATTTGCAGTTGGCAATTTGGCTTTCTGCTTGGAGACTCGTCGCACCCTCATGCATTCTGAAAGCTTGCGTGACCTTTTAATCCGCTTAACTCTTTCACAAGAGCGTCGTGTCGGCAAGGCAGCTGCACGTGCTTTGGCAATCTTAG GGGAGAATGAGAACTTGCGTCGAGCAATAAGAGGAAGGCCAGTTGCGAAGAAGGGTCTGCGCATTCTGTCAATGGATGGTGGCGGCATGAAGGGCCTTGCAACTGTTCAAATGCTTAAACAGATAGAGCAAGGAACTGGGAAACGCATACATGAAATGTTTGACCTCATATGTGGTACATCCACTGGTGGGATGCTTGCAATGGCTCTTGGAATCAAGCAGATGACCTTGGATCAGTGTGAAGAAATATACACAAAACTTG GAAAACTTGTGTTTGCTGAACCTATTCCAAAGGATGAAGCTGCTACTTGGAAGGAGAAGATTGATCAACTTTTCAAAAGTTCGTCACAAAGTTTTAGAGTAGTTGTACATGGGTCCAAG CACAGTGCAGATCAATTTGAGAGGTTACTAAAGGAAATGTGTGCCGATGAAGATGGTGACCTTTTAATTGAATCTGCTGTTAAAGGCATTCCGAAGGTTTTTGCTGTATCCACTTTAGTCAGTGTCATGCCTGCCCAACCATATATATTCCGTAACTATCAG TATCCTCCTGGCACTCTGGAGGTATCACCAGGAATGGCAGAAAGTCCATCAATTGGCGCGATTGGTACAGCTGTTTCTGGTGCACCAGTTGGTATTAAACGCGGTGCCTTCATGGGGAGCTGCAAGCATCGTGTGTGGGAAGCGATAAGAGCATCTTCTGCAGCTCCATATTATCTGGATGATTTCGCTGTTG ATGCAAATCGTTGGCAAGATGGAGCTATTGTGGCCAATAATCCCACAATCTTTGCCATAAGAGAAGCACAACTTTTGTGGCCAGACACACGAATAGATTGTCTAGTCTCGATAGGATGCGGCTCAGTTCCAACTAAG AGTCGGAGAGGTGGATGGCGCTACTTGGACACAGGGCAAGTGTTAATAGAAAGTGCATGCTCAGTGGAGAGAGTTGAAGAGACTTTGGATACGCTGATACCAATGCTTCCTGAAATGCAATATTTCCGCTTTAATCCAG TTGATGAACGGTGTGGTATGGAGTTAGATGAGACTGACCCTGCTATCTGGCTTAAGCTGGAAGCTGCAACTGAGGAGTACATTCAGAAGAATTTTCTGGCTTTCAAGAATCTTTGTGAGCTTCTGGTCCCAAGATACCCAGAGGAAGAAAAGTCATCTGATATTTACAAATCCCTGTCATTTTCAAGACTGACGTCATTAAATCAAG GTTTCAGTGAAAGTAATCCTACCTTAGGATGGAGGCGTGTGGTTTTGCTTGTAGAGGCTTCATTTAGTCCTGATTTTGGGAAGAAAATAAATCATGCACGTTCCCTTGAATCTTTCTGCTCCCATAATGGTATTAGGTTAGCTCTTATGAATAGTGCTTCTGGGTTTGGGAAGCCAGCTACTGCACTTCCTACTCCAATAACTTCTCCCCTATTTACTGGAAGTTTCCCATCTAGTCCACTCCTATATAGTCCTGAGGGCACTCAACGGATCGGTCGAATCGACCTAGTTCCTCCACTTAGCTTGGACGGGCACCCAACTTCAAAGTCCTCACCGCCAACATCACCATTGAAGTCAAGGCAGCCATCTGCACATGTTCGATCACTGTATGATAAATTGCAGAATATGCCTCAAGTTGGTGTGATACACCTGGCTCTTCAAAATGATTCAACTGGTTCAGTATTGAGGTATCTTTCACATGCTTCAgcatattttattttctttcaggTTTATAGTTATGAGTGTGTGACACAAAACTACTGTTGCAGTTGGCAGAATGATGTATTTGTGGTTGCTGAACCTGGAGAACTTGCAGACAGGTTTCTGCAGTCTGTCAAAACTAGCTTGTCAAACTTGTTGCGTGGCCGTAATAGAAAAGGCGCATATTCCTTGTCCAAGATTTCATGTTTGTCTGAGTTTGTTGCTGAATGGCCATCTTTTGAAATTGGTGGGATACACCACCGCTATATAGGTCGTCAAACACAA GTAATGGAAGATAACCAAGAAATTGGTGCATATATGTTTAGGAGGACAGTGCCTGCTGTTCACATGGCACCTGAAGATGTTCGATGGATG GTTGGAGCATGGAGGGAGAGGATCATTGTATGCAGTGGTAAGTATGGCCTTACACATGGCCTGGTCAAGGCATTCATGGACTCTGGCGCCAAAGCAGTCATCTCTTCATCCATCGAGCCTCCAGATTCCCAGACAATAGCCTACTACGGGATGGATGTAAATGGAAGCCTGGAGAACGGGAAGTTTGTCATcggggatgaggaagccgatgAGTCAGAGCCTGAACCCGTCAGCCCTATAAGCGACTGGGAGGACAGCGACGCCGAGAAGAGTGGCAACCATGACATGGATGATGAGGAGTACCTGGCTCAGTTTATGTGCTTGTTGTACGACAAGTTGTTCCGCGAGGGCGTGACGGTGGACACCGCTCTGCAGCAGGCGATCCGGTCGCATCCCAAGTTGAAGTACAGCTGCCACTTACCCAATGTTTTGTAG